A window from Balearica regulorum gibbericeps isolate bBalReg1 chromosome 1, bBalReg1.pri, whole genome shotgun sequence encodes these proteins:
- the POSTN gene encoding periostin isoform X2 codes for MKIFFLVTFSIFLLSAFEQAAASAHYDKILTHSRIRARDQGPNVCALQQVMGTKKKYFSTCRNWYQGAICGKKATVLYECCPGYMKMDGMRGCPAVAPIDHVYGTLGIVGATSTQQYSDISKLREEIEGRGSFTFFAPSNEAWEQLNSEIHRNLVDNVNIELYNALHHHMVNKRMLTKDLKNGMTLVSMYNNQKLLINHYPNGVVTVNCARIIHGNQIATNGVVHVIDRVLTAVGNTIQDFIEVEDDLSSLRAAAITSDVLDILGRPGHYTLFAPTNEAFERLPRGVLERIMGDKVASEALVKFHILNTLQCSEAITGGAVYETLEGNTVEVGCDGESLTVNGVKMVKRKDIVTSNGVIHLIDEVLIPDSAKQVIELGGAQQTTFTDLVAQLGLASSLRPEGQYTLLAPLNGAFSDDTLRMDQRLLKTILQNHIIKVKVGLNELYNGQELETIGGKLLRVFVYRTAVCIENSCMVRGSKEGRNGFIHIFRQIINPAEKTLHEMLRNDKRFSVFLSLVKAADLDDVLSRPGEWTLFVPTNDAFKGLTDDDKDILIRDKNALRNILLYHLTQGVFIGSGFEPGVTNILKTIQGGKLYLKTVNDTLLVNELKSRESDLMATNGVIHVIDKLLYPADLPVGNDQLLTILKKLIKYIQIKFVRDSTFKEIPLTFYNPSITQLTKLIEGEPEFKIVREGETITKVIHGEPIIKTYTKIIDGRPVEVTEKKVTEERIIQGPEIKYTRITAGGSDNEEKLKKLLEEEVTKVTKFIEGDGHLLEDEEIKRLLQGAGTEYTKVTKVIEGEPQIIEREIKKVHLEEAPVRKVQPTRRTQGRRRTRLVHS; via the exons AACTGTCTTATATGAGTGCTGTCCTGGCTATATGAAGATGGATGGTATGAGAGGATGTCCTGCAG TTGCTCCTATTGATCACGTATATGGCACACTTGGTATTGTGGGAGCTACCTCCACACAGCAGTATTCTGACATATCAAAGCTGAGAGAAGAGATTGAGGGTCGAGGATCATTCACTTTCTTTGCACCAAGCAATGAAGCCTGGGAGCAATTAAATTca gaaATTCACAGAAATTTGGTTGACAATGTAAATATTGAACTATATAACGCTCTCCACCATCACATGGTAAACAAGCGCATGTTGACAAAAGATCTTAAGAATGGCATGACTCTGGTGTCTATGTATAATAACCAGAAATTGCTAATTAACCATTATCCTAATGGA GTTGTTACTGTTAACTGTGCCAGGATCATCCATGGAAACCAGATCGCTACCAATGGTGTTGTTCATGTCATTGATCGTGTCCTGACTGCTGTTGGAAATACCATTCAAGATTTCATTGAAGTTGAGGATGATCTTTCATCTCTTAGA gcTGCTGCCATTACATCAGATGTTTTGGATATTCTTGGAAGGCCTGGTCATTACACACTCTTTGCTCCCACTAATGAAGCTTTTGAGAGACTTCCAAGGGGAGTCTTAGAAAGGATCATGGGTGACAAGGTGGCTTCTGAAG CTCTCGTGAAGttccatattttaaatactctcCAGTGCTCTGAAGCCATCACAGGTGGAGCTGTCTATGAAACCTTGGAAGGAAACACAGTTGAAGTTGGTTGTGATGGTGAAAGTCTGACTGTGAATGGAGTGAAGATGGTGAAACGCAAAGATATTGTGACAAGCAATGGCGTTATCCACCTCATTGATGAAGTGCTAATTCCTGATTCTG CCAAGCAAGTCATTGAGCTTGGGGGTGCCCAGCAGACTACTTTTACAGACCTGGTGGCACAGCTAGGACTGGCATCTTCTCTAAGACCAGAAGGCCAATACACTCTCCTGGCACCTCTGAATGGTGCTTTCTCAG ATGACACCTTAAGGATGGATCAACGCCTTCTTAAAACAATCCTGCAGAATCACATTATAAAAGTGAAAGTTGGGCTCAATGAACTGTACAATGGACAAGAGCTGGAGACTATTGGAGGAAAACTGCTTAGAGTCTTTGTGTATCGCACA GCTGTATGTATTGAAAATTCGTGCATGGTCAGAGGAAGTAAAGAAGGAAGGAATggttttattcacattttcagaCAGATCATCAATCCAGCAGAAAAGACATTGCATGAAATGCTAAGAAATGATAAACGGTTTAG CGTTTTCCTCAGTCTGGTGAAAGCTGCAGATTTAGATGATGTTCTGTCACGGCCTGGAGAATGGACTCTGTTTGTTCCAACTAATGATGCCTTTAAAGGTTTGACTGATGACGATAAGGATATATTGATAA gaGACAAAAATGCTCTCAGGAACATTCTCCTTTACCACTTGACACAAGGAGTTTTCATTGGAAGTGGCTTTGAGCCTGGTGTGACAAACATTCTTAAAACTATCCAAGGAGGGAAACTCTACTTGAAAACA GTGAATGATACTCTTCTGGTTAATGAACTGAAATCAAGAGAATCTGATCTCATGGCAACCAATGGTGTCATTCATGTTATTGATAAACTGCTATATCCAGCGG ATCTGCCTGTTGGAAATGATCAATTGCTCACAATCCTGAAGAAGTTGATTAAGTACATTCAAATTAAG tTTGTTCGTGACAGTACCTTCAAAGAGATTCCACTGACGTTTTACA ACCCATCTATCACACAGCTCACTAAATTAATTGAAGGGGAACCTGAGTTCAAAATAGTCAGGGAAGGGGAGACAATAACTAAAGTGATTCATGGAG AACCAATTATTAAAACATATACCAAAATCATTGATGGGCGACCTGTGgaagtgacagagaaaaaagtaacagaagaaagaattatTCAAG gtcctgaaataaaatataccaGAATTACTGCAGGTGGTTCAGACAATgaagaaaagttaaagaaatTGCTTGAGGAAG AGGTTACCAAGGTGACCAAATTTATTGAAGGTGATGGTCATTTACTTGAAGATGAAGAAATCAAAAGACTTCTGCAGGGAG CTGGAACTGAGTACACCAAGGTTACTAAAGTAATTGAGGGAGAGCCACAGATTATCGAGAGAGAAATCAAGAAAGTCCATCTGGAAG aagCACCTGTACGGAAAGTACAACCAACCAGGAGGACACAag GAAGAAGGAGGACAAGACTAGTTCATTCCTAA
- the POSTN gene encoding periostin isoform X12, which yields MKIFFLVTFSIFLLSAFEQAAASAHYDKILTHSRIRARDQGPNVCALQQVMGTKKKYFSTCRNWYQGAICGKKATVLYECCPGYMKMDGMRGCPAVAPIDHVYGTLGIVGATSTQQYSDISKLREEIEGRGSFTFFAPSNEAWEQLNSEIHRNLVDNVNIELYNALHHHMVNKRMLTKDLKNGMTLVSMYNNQKLLINHYPNGVVTVNCARIIHGNQIATNGVVHVIDRVLTAVGNTIQDFIEVEDDLSSLRAAAITSDVLDILGRPGHYTLFAPTNEAFERLPRGVLERIMGDKVASEALVKFHILNTLQCSEAITGGAVYETLEGNTVEVGCDGESLTVNGVKMVKRKDIVTSNGVIHLIDEVLIPDSAKQVIELGGAQQTTFTDLVAQLGLASSLRPEGQYTLLAPLNGAFSDDTLRMDQRLLKTILQNHIIKVKVGLNELYNGQELETIGGKLLRVFVYRTAVCIENSCMVRGSKEGRNGFIHIFRQIINPAEKTLHEMLRNDKRFSVFLSLVKAADLDDVLSRPGEWTLFVPTNDAFKGLTDDDKDILIRDKNALRNILLYHLTQGVFIGSGFEPGVTNILKTIQGGKLYLKTVNDTLLVNELKSRESDLMATNGVIHVIDKLLYPADLPVGNDQLLTILKKLIKYIQIKFVRDSTFKEIPLTFYNPSITQLTKLIEGEPEFKIVREGETITKVIHGEPIIKTYTKIIDGRPVEVTEKKVTEERIIQGPEIKYTRITAGGSDNEEKLKKLLEEEAPVRKVQPTRRTQGRRRTRLVHS from the exons AACTGTCTTATATGAGTGCTGTCCTGGCTATATGAAGATGGATGGTATGAGAGGATGTCCTGCAG TTGCTCCTATTGATCACGTATATGGCACACTTGGTATTGTGGGAGCTACCTCCACACAGCAGTATTCTGACATATCAAAGCTGAGAGAAGAGATTGAGGGTCGAGGATCATTCACTTTCTTTGCACCAAGCAATGAAGCCTGGGAGCAATTAAATTca gaaATTCACAGAAATTTGGTTGACAATGTAAATATTGAACTATATAACGCTCTCCACCATCACATGGTAAACAAGCGCATGTTGACAAAAGATCTTAAGAATGGCATGACTCTGGTGTCTATGTATAATAACCAGAAATTGCTAATTAACCATTATCCTAATGGA GTTGTTACTGTTAACTGTGCCAGGATCATCCATGGAAACCAGATCGCTACCAATGGTGTTGTTCATGTCATTGATCGTGTCCTGACTGCTGTTGGAAATACCATTCAAGATTTCATTGAAGTTGAGGATGATCTTTCATCTCTTAGA gcTGCTGCCATTACATCAGATGTTTTGGATATTCTTGGAAGGCCTGGTCATTACACACTCTTTGCTCCCACTAATGAAGCTTTTGAGAGACTTCCAAGGGGAGTCTTAGAAAGGATCATGGGTGACAAGGTGGCTTCTGAAG CTCTCGTGAAGttccatattttaaatactctcCAGTGCTCTGAAGCCATCACAGGTGGAGCTGTCTATGAAACCTTGGAAGGAAACACAGTTGAAGTTGGTTGTGATGGTGAAAGTCTGACTGTGAATGGAGTGAAGATGGTGAAACGCAAAGATATTGTGACAAGCAATGGCGTTATCCACCTCATTGATGAAGTGCTAATTCCTGATTCTG CCAAGCAAGTCATTGAGCTTGGGGGTGCCCAGCAGACTACTTTTACAGACCTGGTGGCACAGCTAGGACTGGCATCTTCTCTAAGACCAGAAGGCCAATACACTCTCCTGGCACCTCTGAATGGTGCTTTCTCAG ATGACACCTTAAGGATGGATCAACGCCTTCTTAAAACAATCCTGCAGAATCACATTATAAAAGTGAAAGTTGGGCTCAATGAACTGTACAATGGACAAGAGCTGGAGACTATTGGAGGAAAACTGCTTAGAGTCTTTGTGTATCGCACA GCTGTATGTATTGAAAATTCGTGCATGGTCAGAGGAAGTAAAGAAGGAAGGAATggttttattcacattttcagaCAGATCATCAATCCAGCAGAAAAGACATTGCATGAAATGCTAAGAAATGATAAACGGTTTAG CGTTTTCCTCAGTCTGGTGAAAGCTGCAGATTTAGATGATGTTCTGTCACGGCCTGGAGAATGGACTCTGTTTGTTCCAACTAATGATGCCTTTAAAGGTTTGACTGATGACGATAAGGATATATTGATAA gaGACAAAAATGCTCTCAGGAACATTCTCCTTTACCACTTGACACAAGGAGTTTTCATTGGAAGTGGCTTTGAGCCTGGTGTGACAAACATTCTTAAAACTATCCAAGGAGGGAAACTCTACTTGAAAACA GTGAATGATACTCTTCTGGTTAATGAACTGAAATCAAGAGAATCTGATCTCATGGCAACCAATGGTGTCATTCATGTTATTGATAAACTGCTATATCCAGCGG ATCTGCCTGTTGGAAATGATCAATTGCTCACAATCCTGAAGAAGTTGATTAAGTACATTCAAATTAAG tTTGTTCGTGACAGTACCTTCAAAGAGATTCCACTGACGTTTTACA ACCCATCTATCACACAGCTCACTAAATTAATTGAAGGGGAACCTGAGTTCAAAATAGTCAGGGAAGGGGAGACAATAACTAAAGTGATTCATGGAG AACCAATTATTAAAACATATACCAAAATCATTGATGGGCGACCTGTGgaagtgacagagaaaaaagtaacagaagaaagaattatTCAAG gtcctgaaataaaatataccaGAATTACTGCAGGTGGTTCAGACAATgaagaaaagttaaagaaatTGCTTGAGGAAG aagCACCTGTACGGAAAGTACAACCAACCAGGAGGACACAag GAAGAAGGAGGACAAGACTAGTTCATTCCTAA
- the POSTN gene encoding periostin isoform X11, which produces MKIFFLVTFSIFLLSAFEQAAASAHYDKILTHSRIRARDQGPNVCALQQVMGTKKKYFSTCRNWYQGAICGKKATVLYECCPGYMKMDGMRGCPAVAPIDHVYGTLGIVGATSTQQYSDISKLREEIEGRGSFTFFAPSNEAWEQLNSEIHRNLVDNVNIELYNALHHHMVNKRMLTKDLKNGMTLVSMYNNQKLLINHYPNGVVTVNCARIIHGNQIATNGVVHVIDRVLTAVGNTIQDFIEVEDDLSSLRAAAITSDVLDILGRPGHYTLFAPTNEAFERLPRGVLERIMGDKVASEALVKFHILNTLQCSEAITGGAVYETLEGNTVEVGCDGESLTVNGVKMVKRKDIVTSNGVIHLIDEVLIPDSAKQVIELGGAQQTTFTDLVAQLGLASSLRPEGQYTLLAPLNGAFSDDTLRMDQRLLKTILQNHIIKVKVGLNELYNGQELETIGGKLLRVFVYRTAVCIENSCMVRGSKEGRNGFIHIFRQIINPAEKTLHEMLRNDKRFSVFLSLVKAADLDDVLSRPGEWTLFVPTNDAFKGLTDDDKDILIRDKNALRNILLYHLTQGVFIGSGFEPGVTNILKTIQGGKLYLKTVNDTLLVNELKSRESDLMATNGVIHVIDKLLYPADLPVGNDQLLTILKKLIKYIQIKFVRDSTFKEIPLTFYKINIIESNVQPIIRKEGPEIKYTRITAGGSDNEEKLKKLLEEEVTKVTKFIEGDGHLLEDEEIKRLLQGAGTEYTKVTKVIEGEPQIIEREIKKVHLEEAPVRKVQPTRRTQGRRRTRLVHS; this is translated from the exons AACTGTCTTATATGAGTGCTGTCCTGGCTATATGAAGATGGATGGTATGAGAGGATGTCCTGCAG TTGCTCCTATTGATCACGTATATGGCACACTTGGTATTGTGGGAGCTACCTCCACACAGCAGTATTCTGACATATCAAAGCTGAGAGAAGAGATTGAGGGTCGAGGATCATTCACTTTCTTTGCACCAAGCAATGAAGCCTGGGAGCAATTAAATTca gaaATTCACAGAAATTTGGTTGACAATGTAAATATTGAACTATATAACGCTCTCCACCATCACATGGTAAACAAGCGCATGTTGACAAAAGATCTTAAGAATGGCATGACTCTGGTGTCTATGTATAATAACCAGAAATTGCTAATTAACCATTATCCTAATGGA GTTGTTACTGTTAACTGTGCCAGGATCATCCATGGAAACCAGATCGCTACCAATGGTGTTGTTCATGTCATTGATCGTGTCCTGACTGCTGTTGGAAATACCATTCAAGATTTCATTGAAGTTGAGGATGATCTTTCATCTCTTAGA gcTGCTGCCATTACATCAGATGTTTTGGATATTCTTGGAAGGCCTGGTCATTACACACTCTTTGCTCCCACTAATGAAGCTTTTGAGAGACTTCCAAGGGGAGTCTTAGAAAGGATCATGGGTGACAAGGTGGCTTCTGAAG CTCTCGTGAAGttccatattttaaatactctcCAGTGCTCTGAAGCCATCACAGGTGGAGCTGTCTATGAAACCTTGGAAGGAAACACAGTTGAAGTTGGTTGTGATGGTGAAAGTCTGACTGTGAATGGAGTGAAGATGGTGAAACGCAAAGATATTGTGACAAGCAATGGCGTTATCCACCTCATTGATGAAGTGCTAATTCCTGATTCTG CCAAGCAAGTCATTGAGCTTGGGGGTGCCCAGCAGACTACTTTTACAGACCTGGTGGCACAGCTAGGACTGGCATCTTCTCTAAGACCAGAAGGCCAATACACTCTCCTGGCACCTCTGAATGGTGCTTTCTCAG ATGACACCTTAAGGATGGATCAACGCCTTCTTAAAACAATCCTGCAGAATCACATTATAAAAGTGAAAGTTGGGCTCAATGAACTGTACAATGGACAAGAGCTGGAGACTATTGGAGGAAAACTGCTTAGAGTCTTTGTGTATCGCACA GCTGTATGTATTGAAAATTCGTGCATGGTCAGAGGAAGTAAAGAAGGAAGGAATggttttattcacattttcagaCAGATCATCAATCCAGCAGAAAAGACATTGCATGAAATGCTAAGAAATGATAAACGGTTTAG CGTTTTCCTCAGTCTGGTGAAAGCTGCAGATTTAGATGATGTTCTGTCACGGCCTGGAGAATGGACTCTGTTTGTTCCAACTAATGATGCCTTTAAAGGTTTGACTGATGACGATAAGGATATATTGATAA gaGACAAAAATGCTCTCAGGAACATTCTCCTTTACCACTTGACACAAGGAGTTTTCATTGGAAGTGGCTTTGAGCCTGGTGTGACAAACATTCTTAAAACTATCCAAGGAGGGAAACTCTACTTGAAAACA GTGAATGATACTCTTCTGGTTAATGAACTGAAATCAAGAGAATCTGATCTCATGGCAACCAATGGTGTCATTCATGTTATTGATAAACTGCTATATCCAGCGG ATCTGCCTGTTGGAAATGATCAATTGCTCACAATCCTGAAGAAGTTGATTAAGTACATTCAAATTAAG tTTGTTCGTGACAGTACCTTCAAAGAGATTCCACTGACGTTTTACA AAATTAACATAATTGAAAGCAACGTCCAGCCCATCATCAGAAAGGAAG gtcctgaaataaaatataccaGAATTACTGCAGGTGGTTCAGACAATgaagaaaagttaaagaaatTGCTTGAGGAAG AGGTTACCAAGGTGACCAAATTTATTGAAGGTGATGGTCATTTACTTGAAGATGAAGAAATCAAAAGACTTCTGCAGGGAG CTGGAACTGAGTACACCAAGGTTACTAAAGTAATTGAGGGAGAGCCACAGATTATCGAGAGAGAAATCAAGAAAGTCCATCTGGAAG aagCACCTGTACGGAAAGTACAACCAACCAGGAGGACACAag GAAGAAGGAGGACAAGACTAGTTCATTCCTAA
- the POSTN gene encoding periostin isoform X16 — MKIFFLVTFSIFLLSAFEQAAASAHYDKILTHSRIRARDQGPNVCALQQVMGTKKKYFSTCRNWYQGAICGKKATVLYECCPGYMKMDGMRGCPAVAPIDHVYGTLGIVGATSTQQYSDISKLREEIEGRGSFTFFAPSNEAWEQLNSEIHRNLVDNVNIELYNALHHHMVNKRMLTKDLKNGMTLVSMYNNQKLLINHYPNGVVTVNCARIIHGNQIATNGVVHVIDRVLTAVGNTIQDFIEVEDDLSSLRAAAITSDVLDILGRPGHYTLFAPTNEAFERLPRGVLERIMGDKVASEALVKFHILNTLQCSEAITGGAVYETLEGNTVEVGCDGESLTVNGVKMVKRKDIVTSNGVIHLIDEVLIPDSAKQVIELGGAQQTTFTDLVAQLGLASSLRPEGQYTLLAPLNGAFSDDTLRMDQRLLKTILQNHIIKVKVGLNELYNGQELETIGGKLLRVFVYRTAVCIENSCMVRGSKEGRNGFIHIFRQIINPAEKTLHEMLRNDKRFSVFLSLVKAADLDDVLSRPGEWTLFVPTNDAFKGLTDDDKDILIRDKNALRNILLYHLTQGVFIGSGFEPGVTNILKTIQGGKLYLKTVNDTLLVNELKSRESDLMATNGVIHVIDKLLYPADLPVGNDQLLTILKKLIKYIQIKFVRDSTFKEIPLTFYKINIIESNVQPIIRKEGPEIKYTRITAGGSDNEEKLKKLLEEEVTKVTKFIEGDGHLLEDEEIKRLLQGEAPVRKVQPTRRTQGRRRTRLVHS; from the exons AACTGTCTTATATGAGTGCTGTCCTGGCTATATGAAGATGGATGGTATGAGAGGATGTCCTGCAG TTGCTCCTATTGATCACGTATATGGCACACTTGGTATTGTGGGAGCTACCTCCACACAGCAGTATTCTGACATATCAAAGCTGAGAGAAGAGATTGAGGGTCGAGGATCATTCACTTTCTTTGCACCAAGCAATGAAGCCTGGGAGCAATTAAATTca gaaATTCACAGAAATTTGGTTGACAATGTAAATATTGAACTATATAACGCTCTCCACCATCACATGGTAAACAAGCGCATGTTGACAAAAGATCTTAAGAATGGCATGACTCTGGTGTCTATGTATAATAACCAGAAATTGCTAATTAACCATTATCCTAATGGA GTTGTTACTGTTAACTGTGCCAGGATCATCCATGGAAACCAGATCGCTACCAATGGTGTTGTTCATGTCATTGATCGTGTCCTGACTGCTGTTGGAAATACCATTCAAGATTTCATTGAAGTTGAGGATGATCTTTCATCTCTTAGA gcTGCTGCCATTACATCAGATGTTTTGGATATTCTTGGAAGGCCTGGTCATTACACACTCTTTGCTCCCACTAATGAAGCTTTTGAGAGACTTCCAAGGGGAGTCTTAGAAAGGATCATGGGTGACAAGGTGGCTTCTGAAG CTCTCGTGAAGttccatattttaaatactctcCAGTGCTCTGAAGCCATCACAGGTGGAGCTGTCTATGAAACCTTGGAAGGAAACACAGTTGAAGTTGGTTGTGATGGTGAAAGTCTGACTGTGAATGGAGTGAAGATGGTGAAACGCAAAGATATTGTGACAAGCAATGGCGTTATCCACCTCATTGATGAAGTGCTAATTCCTGATTCTG CCAAGCAAGTCATTGAGCTTGGGGGTGCCCAGCAGACTACTTTTACAGACCTGGTGGCACAGCTAGGACTGGCATCTTCTCTAAGACCAGAAGGCCAATACACTCTCCTGGCACCTCTGAATGGTGCTTTCTCAG ATGACACCTTAAGGATGGATCAACGCCTTCTTAAAACAATCCTGCAGAATCACATTATAAAAGTGAAAGTTGGGCTCAATGAACTGTACAATGGACAAGAGCTGGAGACTATTGGAGGAAAACTGCTTAGAGTCTTTGTGTATCGCACA GCTGTATGTATTGAAAATTCGTGCATGGTCAGAGGAAGTAAAGAAGGAAGGAATggttttattcacattttcagaCAGATCATCAATCCAGCAGAAAAGACATTGCATGAAATGCTAAGAAATGATAAACGGTTTAG CGTTTTCCTCAGTCTGGTGAAAGCTGCAGATTTAGATGATGTTCTGTCACGGCCTGGAGAATGGACTCTGTTTGTTCCAACTAATGATGCCTTTAAAGGTTTGACTGATGACGATAAGGATATATTGATAA gaGACAAAAATGCTCTCAGGAACATTCTCCTTTACCACTTGACACAAGGAGTTTTCATTGGAAGTGGCTTTGAGCCTGGTGTGACAAACATTCTTAAAACTATCCAAGGAGGGAAACTCTACTTGAAAACA GTGAATGATACTCTTCTGGTTAATGAACTGAAATCAAGAGAATCTGATCTCATGGCAACCAATGGTGTCATTCATGTTATTGATAAACTGCTATATCCAGCGG ATCTGCCTGTTGGAAATGATCAATTGCTCACAATCCTGAAGAAGTTGATTAAGTACATTCAAATTAAG tTTGTTCGTGACAGTACCTTCAAAGAGATTCCACTGACGTTTTACA AAATTAACATAATTGAAAGCAACGTCCAGCCCATCATCAGAAAGGAAG gtcctgaaataaaatataccaGAATTACTGCAGGTGGTTCAGACAATgaagaaaagttaaagaaatTGCTTGAGGAAG AGGTTACCAAGGTGACCAAATTTATTGAAGGTGATGGTCATTTACTTGAAGATGAAGAAATCAAAAGACTTCTGCAGGGAG aagCACCTGTACGGAAAGTACAACCAACCAGGAGGACACAag GAAGAAGGAGGACAAGACTAGTTCATTCCTAA
- the POSTN gene encoding periostin isoform X19: protein MKIFFLVTFSIFLLSAFEQAAASAHYDKILTHSRIRARDQGPNVCALQQVMGTKKKYFSTCRNWYQGAICGKKATVLYECCPGYMKMDGMRGCPAVAPIDHVYGTLGIVGATSTQQYSDISKLREEIEGRGSFTFFAPSNEAWEQLNSEIHRNLVDNVNIELYNALHHHMVNKRMLTKDLKNGMTLVSMYNNQKLLINHYPNGVVTVNCARIIHGNQIATNGVVHVIDRVLTAVGNTIQDFIEVEDDLSSLRAAAITSDVLDILGRPGHYTLFAPTNEAFERLPRGVLERIMGDKVASEALVKFHILNTLQCSEAITGGAVYETLEGNTVEVGCDGESLTVNGVKMVKRKDIVTSNGVIHLIDEVLIPDSAKQVIELGGAQQTTFTDLVAQLGLASSLRPEGQYTLLAPLNGAFSDDTLRMDQRLLKTILQNHIIKVKVGLNELYNGQELETIGGKLLRVFVYRTAVCIENSCMVRGSKEGRNGFIHIFRQIINPAEKTLHEMLRNDKRFSVFLSLVKAADLDDVLSRPGEWTLFVPTNDAFKGLTDDDKDILIRDKNALRNILLYHLTQGVFIGSGFEPGVTNILKTIQGGKLYLKTVNDTLLVNELKSRESDLMATNGVIHVIDKLLYPADLPVGNDQLLTILKKLIKYIQIKFVRDSTFKEIPLTFYKINIIESNVQPIIRKEGPEIKYTRITAGGSDNEEKLKKLLEEEAPVRKVQPTRRTQGRRRTRLVHS from the exons AACTGTCTTATATGAGTGCTGTCCTGGCTATATGAAGATGGATGGTATGAGAGGATGTCCTGCAG TTGCTCCTATTGATCACGTATATGGCACACTTGGTATTGTGGGAGCTACCTCCACACAGCAGTATTCTGACATATCAAAGCTGAGAGAAGAGATTGAGGGTCGAGGATCATTCACTTTCTTTGCACCAAGCAATGAAGCCTGGGAGCAATTAAATTca gaaATTCACAGAAATTTGGTTGACAATGTAAATATTGAACTATATAACGCTCTCCACCATCACATGGTAAACAAGCGCATGTTGACAAAAGATCTTAAGAATGGCATGACTCTGGTGTCTATGTATAATAACCAGAAATTGCTAATTAACCATTATCCTAATGGA GTTGTTACTGTTAACTGTGCCAGGATCATCCATGGAAACCAGATCGCTACCAATGGTGTTGTTCATGTCATTGATCGTGTCCTGACTGCTGTTGGAAATACCATTCAAGATTTCATTGAAGTTGAGGATGATCTTTCATCTCTTAGA gcTGCTGCCATTACATCAGATGTTTTGGATATTCTTGGAAGGCCTGGTCATTACACACTCTTTGCTCCCACTAATGAAGCTTTTGAGAGACTTCCAAGGGGAGTCTTAGAAAGGATCATGGGTGACAAGGTGGCTTCTGAAG CTCTCGTGAAGttccatattttaaatactctcCAGTGCTCTGAAGCCATCACAGGTGGAGCTGTCTATGAAACCTTGGAAGGAAACACAGTTGAAGTTGGTTGTGATGGTGAAAGTCTGACTGTGAATGGAGTGAAGATGGTGAAACGCAAAGATATTGTGACAAGCAATGGCGTTATCCACCTCATTGATGAAGTGCTAATTCCTGATTCTG CCAAGCAAGTCATTGAGCTTGGGGGTGCCCAGCAGACTACTTTTACAGACCTGGTGGCACAGCTAGGACTGGCATCTTCTCTAAGACCAGAAGGCCAATACACTCTCCTGGCACCTCTGAATGGTGCTTTCTCAG ATGACACCTTAAGGATGGATCAACGCCTTCTTAAAACAATCCTGCAGAATCACATTATAAAAGTGAAAGTTGGGCTCAATGAACTGTACAATGGACAAGAGCTGGAGACTATTGGAGGAAAACTGCTTAGAGTCTTTGTGTATCGCACA GCTGTATGTATTGAAAATTCGTGCATGGTCAGAGGAAGTAAAGAAGGAAGGAATggttttattcacattttcagaCAGATCATCAATCCAGCAGAAAAGACATTGCATGAAATGCTAAGAAATGATAAACGGTTTAG CGTTTTCCTCAGTCTGGTGAAAGCTGCAGATTTAGATGATGTTCTGTCACGGCCTGGAGAATGGACTCTGTTTGTTCCAACTAATGATGCCTTTAAAGGTTTGACTGATGACGATAAGGATATATTGATAA gaGACAAAAATGCTCTCAGGAACATTCTCCTTTACCACTTGACACAAGGAGTTTTCATTGGAAGTGGCTTTGAGCCTGGTGTGACAAACATTCTTAAAACTATCCAAGGAGGGAAACTCTACTTGAAAACA GTGAATGATACTCTTCTGGTTAATGAACTGAAATCAAGAGAATCTGATCTCATGGCAACCAATGGTGTCATTCATGTTATTGATAAACTGCTATATCCAGCGG ATCTGCCTGTTGGAAATGATCAATTGCTCACAATCCTGAAGAAGTTGATTAAGTACATTCAAATTAAG tTTGTTCGTGACAGTACCTTCAAAGAGATTCCACTGACGTTTTACA AAATTAACATAATTGAAAGCAACGTCCAGCCCATCATCAGAAAGGAAG gtcctgaaataaaatataccaGAATTACTGCAGGTGGTTCAGACAATgaagaaaagttaaagaaatTGCTTGAGGAAG aagCACCTGTACGGAAAGTACAACCAACCAGGAGGACACAag GAAGAAGGAGGACAAGACTAGTTCATTCCTAA